One Thermicanus aegyptius DSM 12793 DNA segment encodes these proteins:
- a CDS encoding ExeA family protein, giving the protein MRLEERWGWVSMPFRRETEPTGWVETAKQKEALARLHVMVDRGYLGVLTGEIGSGKTTLIRRFVHELNPLTYHPIYLSMSGLKPKDFYGEILRHLGEEAPFSSVKAKRLFQERVEQRSSQGEKQLVVIVDEAQDLSDMMILELRFVMNHQMDAKSLFPLILVGQPELRKRIRLRKYEAIWQRIGLSYHIGGLTEEESIVYIRHQMKQVGAGMPVFSDSAVHLIHGASQGIPRIINQICTQAIYDAALNGHEVIEDKHIHRVLIDQQLQRGAV; this is encoded by the coding sequence ATGAGACTGGAAGAGCGCTGGGGATGGGTATCGATGCCGTTTCGTCGTGAAACGGAGCCTACTGGCTGGGTAGAGACGGCAAAACAAAAAGAGGCGCTGGCTCGCCTCCATGTGATGGTAGATCGGGGATACTTAGGGGTATTAACTGGTGAGATCGGTAGCGGGAAAACGACCCTGATTCGTAGGTTCGTTCACGAACTAAACCCGCTTACGTACCACCCGATCTATTTGTCGATGTCGGGGCTTAAGCCAAAAGATTTCTACGGGGAAATCCTTCGGCACCTTGGAGAAGAAGCCCCCTTCTCCTCAGTGAAAGCCAAGCGTCTCTTTCAAGAGAGAGTAGAGCAGCGCAGCTCCCAAGGGGAGAAACAATTGGTGGTGATCGTAGATGAAGCCCAAGATCTAAGCGATATGATGATTCTGGAACTTCGATTCGTCATGAACCACCAGATGGATGCCAAATCTCTCTTTCCTCTTATTCTAGTTGGACAACCCGAATTACGCAAGAGAATTCGTCTACGGAAGTATGAGGCGATTTGGCAACGAATCGGACTTAGTTACCATATTGGAGGACTAACCGAAGAGGAGAGTATCGTCTATATACGTCATCAAATGAAACAAGTAGGGGCGGGTATGCCAGTCTTTTCAGATAGTGCGGTTCACTTAATCCATGGAGCAAGTCAGGGGATCCCGCGCATCATAAACCAGATCTGTACGCAGGCGATTTACGATGCGGCGTTAAACGGACATGAAGTGATAGAAGATAAGCATATCCATCGGGTGCTGATTGACCAACAGTTGCAACGAGGGGCAGTCTAA